A single Larimichthys crocea isolate SSNF chromosome VIII, L_crocea_2.0, whole genome shotgun sequence DNA region contains:
- the uacab gene encoding uveal autoantigen with coiled-coil domains and ankyrin repeats protein, with translation MKSLKYRLKKHEVTITNTDWNKYDDRLMKAVERGEVDKVSAVLSKKGIIPTKLDVEGRSAFHLAATRGHLDCLNVILGHNVDVTATDATGKNALHLSSRNGHSLCVQKLLQHNCPVGNVDLQGRTALHDAVMAGCPSSVKLLCDSGASVNASDFDGRTPLVLATQMCHPRICQLLLERGADITTRDKQNKTALILGCEYGCKDAVEVLLKSGADVKAVDGLGHDAFHYSRLSKNPELASMVKSYLDKAARDKEAKIEQWKRQHSVERSEAAEANIRDQIIHDLERQNETLQENLIKYRQEHRVLLDKVNILQQQLTQEKITVEDTQKEKEQLKVLLSAKEREDGARGLETVKVQLRSTLGDYTGQSVIKGKENSVVKQAFSLDAEQKNPAMSRSLSRPPEKSHAAVGWDLSGELDALRHENEAVKRRQQAAEEEMARLQSILNRKNRECQELVQSRDTIQKQADQQIQELEDALGDVQKRMLDSECKVKQLQAHVVAVKEHLGGQAAEELRAQLQDVKAKYEGASAEVGRVRNRLKQSEKALEEYKSSENQLAAEAERLNQDLVALTTERDELAETLVEMETQLKEVQTKHGNTVPAEKFDNMKNLLTNAVDEKERQLAELRDDYDRVLEEVAELHRKLDSPSSQGGSGVAEEQQRILAALEDQNVSLKRKLVDLTAKSQALIREVEESEEERDILREQLDEFNSRIEMDFIPVKDHEETRRNMVTALEELEDKLVEASERYGKAEAQVHQLQTERATLQETISSIHRSSEGQQSEMDDLRCQNADLIKKLELLQRTCEDRDKECVQLTTQSQTLKQSLEGEYVPRQQHEQVRMELSTTLESVKAEMLKSETKEKESAEELKNVKERNDKLKEQLENVLLEMKKDFMSVKDHKATTDKLNAAVVEAENRANQASAMYESAQEETLKLTQELEAQKKELDTIQEAIQSKFIPLTAVEEKEHSYGAQVKELTSKLLEMEEKYNREKSAREGDKQEKEKLKVEIESVQQRLDSALVISEKHKNVEEEFKGKFEELTQKLANLEQQHKEVMFEKASLQDQNALCNSQIQNLQERLKSELTRISTYDTELKALHDAMQQAQADCKKAREVQQEEAQRVCALQKELQECREDQASLLQRQAKSSEALEAEVAKLRMALREEEENSAQRAEDVSALQSELLQATQALEDIRYKEDQMNQLKKEKQQLEEEAANLNNKLLSLAEECEEAHHESTRAREGESRVRTEMEAVQEKGRAIEREIRELKERYDESLSTICDLQRRIQTSAQQTEAKDKKITELLTDVERLKQALNGLSQLAYTSNAPNKRQTQHIDTLQTQIKGLQQQLADAERQHREVVSIYRTHLLSAAQGHMDEDVQAALLQIIRMRQEFVC, from the exons GTTTCATTTGGCTGCAACACGAGGACATTTAGACTGTCTCAATGTCATCCTGGGACACAATGTTGATGTCACCGCGACTGACGCCACCG GTAAAAATGCCCTTCACTTGTCTTCAAGAAATGGacattctctgtgtgtgcagaaacTCCTGCAG CACAACTGTCCAGTTGGAAACGTGGACCTACAAGGAAGAACAGCTCTACATGACGCCG tcaTGGCAGGCTGCCCTTCCAGTGTGAAACTTCTCTGTGACAGCGGGGCTTCTGTGAATGCCAGTGATTTT GATGGCAGGACACCTCTGGTGCTGGCAACTCAGATGTGTCATCCACGCatctgtcagctgctgctggagcgaGGTGCTGATATCACCACCCGGGACAAACAGAACAA GACAGCGCTGATTCTGGGCTGCGAGTATGGCTGTAAGGATGCAGTGGAGGTGTTGCTGAAGAGCGGCGCTGACGTGAAGGCAGTCGACGGTTTGGGTCACGATGCATTTCACTACTCTCGCCTCAGCAAGAACCCGGAGCTGGCCTCGATGGTCAAAAGTTACCTCGACAAAGCCGCCAGAG ATAAAGAGGCAAAGATTGAACAGTGGAAGCGACAG CATTCGGTGGAGCGCTCAGAGGCAGCTGAGGCCAACATAAGGGATCAGATAATACAT GACTTGGAGAGACAGAACGAGACCCTGCAGGAAAATCTCATTAAGTACCGCCAGGAGCACAGAGTCCTGTTAGATAAGGTCAACATACTACAGCAACAGCTCACACAG GAAAAGATAACAGTGGAGGACACACAAAAAGAG AAGGAGCAGTTGAAGGTTTTACTCAGTGCCAAAGAAAGAGAGGACGGAGCTCGAGGCCTGGAGACTGTCAAGGTCCAACTTCGGAGTACTTTG GGCGACTACACTGGGCAATCTGTCATCAAAG gtAAAGAAAACTCGGTGGTCAAACAAGCTTTCAGCCTGGATGCAGAACAG AAGAATCCTGCCATGTCGCGTTCACTGTCCAGACCTCCAGAGAAGAGTCATGCCGCTGTGGGATGGGACCTCTCCGGTGAACTGGACGCACTCCGGCATGAAAATGAGGCAGTCAAGAGAAGACAACAGGCAGCGGAGGAAGAAATGGCGCGGCTTCAATCTATCCTGAACCGTAAAAACCGAGAGTGCCAAGAGCTGGTTCAGAGCCGAGATACTATCCAGAAACAGGCTGACCAGCAGATACAAGAGCTGGAGGACGCCCTGGGGGACGTCCAGAAGAGGATGCTGGATTCTGAGTGTAAGGTCAAACAACTGCAAGCCCATGTAGTCGCTGTCAAGGAACACCTAGGAGGCCAGGCGGCAGAAGAACTGCGTGCCCAGCTCCAGGATGTCAAAGCCAAGTATGAAGGTGCTTCGGCCGAAGTAGGTCGAGTTCGTAACCGCCTCAAACAGAGCGAGAAAGCCTTGGAGGAGTACAAGAGCAGCGAGAACCAGCTAGCAGCTGAGGCAGAGCGGCTGAATCAAGATCTGGTAGCTCTGACCACAGAACGAGATGAACTAGCAGAAACTCTTGTAGAAATGGAAACCCAGCTGAAGGAGGTTCAGACTAAACATGGCAACACGGTACCCGCTGAGAAGTTTGACAACATGAAAAACCTGCTGACCAACGCAGTTGATGAGAAGGAGCGTCAGCTTGCTGAGCTGAGGGATGACTATGATCGTGTGCTAGAGGAGGTGGCCGAGCTCCATCGAAAGCTGGACAGTCCGTCATCCCAGGGAGGATCAGGGGTTGCTGAGGAACAACAGAGGATACTGGCTGCCCTCGAAGACCAGAACGTTTCCTTGAAAAGGAAACTGGTCGATTTGACCGCCAAAAGCCAGGCTCTGATTCGTGAGGTCgaggagagcgaggaggaaAGAGATATACTACGAGAGCAGCTGGATGAGTTCAACAGCAGGATTGAGATGGACTTTATACCCGTGAAGGACCATGAGGAGACTCGGAGGAACATGGTAACAGCtttggaggagctggaggacaaACTGGTGGAAGCCAGCGAGCGGTACGGAAAAGCAGAGGCACAAGTTCATCAGCTTCAAACCGAGAGAGCCACGCTGCAGGAGACTATCAGCAGTATCCACAGGTCCAGTGAAGGACAACAGAGTGAAATGGACGATCTGAGGTGTCAGAACGCCGACCTCATAAAGAAACTTGAACTTCTGCAGAGGACGTGTGAAGACCGAGATAAAGAGTGTGTGCAGCTGACCACGCAGAGCCAGACTCTGAAACAGAGCTTGGAGGGAGAGTATGTTCCCAGACAGCAGCACGAGCAAGTTAGGATGGAGTTAAGTACCACTTTGGAGAGTGTTAAAGCTGAGATGTTGAAGTCGGAGACCAAGGAAAAAGAAAGTGCGGAAGAATTGAAgaatgtgaaagaaagaaacgatAAGTTGAAAGAACAGTTGGAAAATGTCCTGCTGGAGATGAAAAAAGACTTTATGAGCGTAAAAGACCACAAAGCTACCACAGATAAGTTGAATGCTGCTGTGGTTGAGGCAGAGAATAGAGCAAACCAAGCGTCAGCGATGTATGAGTCGGCTCAGGAGGAAACACTTAAGCTCACCCAGGAACTGGAGGCCCAGAAGAAAGAACTTGATACAATACAAGAGGCTATTCAGTCTAAGTTTATCCCGCTGACAGCGGTGGAGGAAAAGGAACACTCTTACGGCGCCCAGGTGAAGGAGTTGACAAGCAAGCTGTTGGAAATGGAAGAAAAGTATAATAGAGAAAAGTCGGCCAGAgaaggagacaaacaggagaaagagaaactaAAAGTTGAGATTGAATCTGTTCAACAGAGACTAGACTCTGCTCTAGTTATCAGTGAAAAGCACAAGAATGTGGAGGAAGAGTTCAAGGGTAAATTTGAGGAGTTGACTCAGAAGTTGGCCAATTTAGAGCAGCAGCACAAGGAGGTAATGTTTGAGAAGGCGAGTCTTCAAGACCAGAACGCCCTCTGCAACAGTCAGATCCAGAATCTCCAGGAGCGTCTGAAATCAGAGTTGACTCGGATATCAACATACGACACAGAGCTTAAAGCCCTCCACGATGCCATGCAGCAAGCCCAGGCCGACTGCAAGAAGGCAAGAGAGGTTCAGCAGGAGGAGGCACAGAGGGTTTGCGCCTTACAGAAAGAACTGCAGGAATGTCGTGAGGATCAGGCCTCACTGCTGCAGCGACAGGCCAAGTCCAGCGAAGCTCTGGAGGCTGAAGTCGCCAAGCTTCGGATGGCTCTCCGCGAAGAGGAAGAGAACAGCGCCCAGAGGGCTGAAGACGTGTCTGCCCTGCAGTCCGAGCTCCTCCAAGCCACGCAGGCTCTCGAGGATATTCGCTACAAGGAAGACCAAATGAACcagctgaagaaggagaagcagcagctggaggaggaggctgccaACCTTAACAACAAGCTATTGAGCTTAGCGGAGGAGTGTGAAGAGGCACACCACGAGTCGACGCGAGCGAGGGAAGGTGAGAGCAGGGTCCGGACAGAGATGGAGGCCGTGCAGGAGAAAGGACGTGCAATTGAAAGAGAAATCAGGGAGCTGAAAGAGAGATATGATGAGTCGCTCAGCACCATCTGTGACCTTCAGAGGAGGATTCAGACATCAGCTCAGCAGACTGAAGCCAAAGACAAAAAG atcaCAGAGTTGCTGACAGATGTTGAGCGGTTGAAGCAGGCACTGAATGGTCTGTCACAGCTGGCATACACGAGCAACGCACCCAATAAGAGACAGACGCAGCACATCGACACACTCCAAACTCAGATCAAGGGCCTACAGCAACAGCTGGCT GATGCTGAGAGGCAACACCGGGAAGTGGTTTCAATTTATCGAACTCATCTTCTCAGTGCAGCACAG GGCCACATGGATGAGGACGTCCAGGCCGCCTTACTACAGATCATCCGCATGAGACAGGAGTTTGTGTGTTAA